The sequence below is a genomic window from Haemophilus pittmaniae.
CGTAATCCTAATTCTAAACCGACTTGTCTGCAGTAACGATATTCCACTTCATTAATGGAATGGCCTCCCCAACATACCACCAAATTTGGCGATTCGCCGACAATCAACGCTTTCGCATTACGTAAAATGGAAAACACCAAATTGGTGATGCCTTTGCCATCGAGTTTGGCGGTGTCGTGGTTGAGCACATTGACAAATAAAATATCGCGTAGTACGGCAAACAAGTGATATTGAATATTCAGCATCATTTTGTCATCTACAAAGGCGCTTTCCGGTGGATTGTGCAATTCTAGCGATACTCCGCGTTCTTTGGTGACCAGATAAATATCGAAGTCTGAATAGCGGGCTAGCAGGGTGCGGCTGTCATCGCTGATCGCACCGGAATTGAGCACCGCCAGTGAACAGTTACGATACAGGGCATAGAGTGATGACTGGGCTTTTTTGGCCAGTTGTTCCATTTCAATATGGGACAATTGATCCATGCTGCCTTTGGGATTAACTAAATGAATGTTTGACATAAAAATCCTTATTGTCGGGCAAGGCGTAAATTTTGCGGAATTTCCTCAAAGTTGGAACGGAATGGATTGATATCCAATCCACCACGGCGCGTATAACGCGCATAGACGGTGAGTTTTTCTGGTTTGGCGTAATGCATCAAATCACAGAAAATACGCTCCACACACTGCTCGTGAAACTCATTATGTTGACGGAAAGACACAATGTAGCGGAGAAGTTTTTCGCGATCGATTTGTTTACCCACATAATGAATTTGCACGGTTCCCCAATCGGGCTGGCTAGTGATAAGACAATTGGATTTCAATAAATGGCTCACTAAGGATTCTTCTACCATATTATCGGACGTACAATTTTGCAAAATATCCGCATTAAATTCGTAGCTGTGGATTTCGATATCCTGTTCGTCAATGCAATCGCCCGTTAACGTATCGATGGCTTGTTCTTGATAATTGGATAATGGATTTAAACGCACTTTGACCTCGCCTTTAGCACAAGCACTTAGATCTTCACGCATAGTGCGTTCTACGCTAGCAAAATCAGCAAATTTGCTTTGGTTAAAGCTGTTTAAATAGAGTTTAAAGCTTTTTGATTCAATTAAATTTTCACTGCGATAATCAATTTCCACATCGGCAATAGCCACTTGTGGCAACCCTTTTGGGTTTAACCAAGAAATTTCATAGGCTGTCCAAATATCCGCCCCTTGGGTAAATGGCTGTTGTTCGGTTATACCTAAGCCATCACGATTGAGTTTACGAGGCACTGGTTGTAACAAAGTACGGTCATAATTCGCAGCATATTCTGTTGCTTGACCGAGTTTTAAGGATTGAAGGCTTTTATCTTGATAGTTCATTTGTTTTCCTAAATGACGAAAGCGTTATAAAAAATTCCACGACAGATTCGATACTAATCGACATTGGTCGCATTTAAAGTAAATTACATCAAATAGTGGCACGTCTAATGCCCAATCGCCACCACAATACGGGCAGCAGCGTTGTTGTTCCGATTTTAAAGAATGGCCACCGACACGGTATAAATAATAATAGGTCGGTATGCTGCTTTCCTTTTCGATTTCAGCAGCAAGGTAGCGTCCATGTTTGCTGAGCGTGCTATTAACCTCGGAGATTTCGCTTAATGATTCTTTTTCTAAAGCCGAACCATTCATTTGCAACTGATCACAAGCCTGCCAATTTTCCTGCCATTTAATCAAATCTTGGCTTAAGTGCGGTTGATTTTTTAGCTGTTTATAAAGTGGGATTGGGGAAAAATCTTCTCCACTATGCAATGGCGAGCAAGATTGTAAATGCGTGGTGTAGAGCATCTGCCATGCAGGTCGGCTACATTCAGCTGTACTGTCAGCATTTAAATCATCGGCAATAATTTGAAAACCTTGAAAATTTAGACCGCACTTTTCAGCATTTTCCATCGCCAGATTCACAGTTTGGTTATTATTCTCGGGTAAAAGGCTATCTTGCTCAGGGCAAATAACGCGCATTGCAAAACCTTGTTCGCCATCTTCTTCCGTTAAATAAAGCGGAATTTCACGGCCGATAATTTGCCCGTTATAACGCCATTGGTCGATGATTGCATTGAGCAAACGGCTTTGTTGGCCAATGTCGTTTTCTAAGGCGGTCAATTTAAAAAAAGGTTCGATCAGATACATAATTACAGATTGTGCAAGATTTCTTCAATTTGTTTTAAACCGTTTAAGCGGGTTTCACTTAAGCGAGAGGCAATACCGAGATCATCAAAAAATTGACGGATATTAAATTGTTGTAGTTGATTATTGGTTTGTCCATTGATGTTTTGTAGCAACAACCATAATAAACCATTCATAATGCGCGCTTCGCTGTAAGCTTCAAATTGAAACGTGCCGTCATTTTGTGGAATGGTCTTAAACCAAAGCCCTGCTTCGCAGCCTTGAATTGATCGCATTTGAGTTAATTCATCTGGAGAGGGGGAAGAGAGATGCTTACCAGCTTGAATAATAAAACGGTAGCGATCTTCCCAATTTTTTGCCTGTTTAATGTTTTCTAGCATGTTAATAACTCTAAGGATTTATCTAGTGCAGCAAAAAAAGCGTCCACATCTTGTGGGCTGTTATAAGGCGCAAAAGAAAGTCGTAGTGTAGTGCGCTCACCAAGGCGGGCTAAATAAGGTTGTGCACAATGTTCACCAACGCGCAATGCAATTTTTTGTTCACTTAATAGGGTAGCAAGATCTGACGTCGCAATCCCATCAAAAACAAAACAGACTACAGAACTTGGTTGCGGTGAATTGAATAAACGACAATTCGGATAGTTTTTTAACCGCGCTTTACTTTGTTCAGCAAGCTCAACAGTATGAGCTTCAGCTGCCTGAATATCCCATTTTTTGAGCCAATTTAGCACCGCCCCAAAACCAATCACGCCCGCAATATTCGGTGTACCAGCCTCTAGTCGATAAGGCAAATTGGCAAAGGTAATACATTCATGGGATACGCGCTCAATCATTTTTCCACCGTAAAAAAGTGGTTGTAGCAGGGAAAGCGAGCTCAATTTTCCGCTTAATATGCCAATGCCATTTGGCCCATAAATTTTGTGTGCAGAAAAGGCGATAAAATCCGCATCTAATGCCTGCAAATCAATCTGTATATGACTAATAGCCTGAGCGGCATCCACTAAAACGAGCGCATTACTATGTTGGCGGATTAGTCGAATTAAATGCTGGATATGTTGTTCCGTTCCCGTTACGTTGGAAACAAAATTGAGTGCGACTAATTTGGTTTTCTCATTCAATGCTGCAATTAAGGCATTTTCATCAATTAACCAATTATCCAAAATAGGCAACACTTGAATTTTCGCCCCACATTTTTTCGCTGTTTCATGCCAAGTAACATAATTAGCATGATGATCTGCTTGACTAATTAAAATCTCATCATCCGCATGCAAAGAGGGGAGTAAACCATTGGCAACTAAATTAATGCTATGAGTCGTCCCAGAAGTCCAGATTACGGCTTTTTCATCTTCCGCATTAATTAAGGTTTTGACTAGGTGACGAGCATTTTCATATTGTGCTGTTTGTGCAGCTTCATATTGGCTACGGTGTACGGAGCCGGCCGATTGGTAGAATGCATTTGTTGCATCGATTAATGCCTGAGGCTTTAATGCTGTCGCTGCATTATCCAAATAAACCACGGCATTTGCTGTTTGAAAATAAGGGAATTCTCGTTTAAATGATAAGTAATCGAAAGCCATAGTTACTCTCCGTGTTTGCCTGCTTTGTTCTGTTTGCGCCATTCATAAGGGGCGATAGGGTTGGGATCTCGCCATAAACCGATTTTTTGTTGTTGGGCCAAATCCTGTGCTTGAAAGTAGATTTTGTTTTTAGCGTATTGCGGGTAAACCCAAGCCATGCCATGTTTTACCATCTCTAAATTGATATTCTGTTCTTGAAAATAAACGGTAACCAGAATTCGCTGATAACGATCATAGCCAGAAACTGACAACGTCACATTTCTTTTATATATAAGCCGAGAAAGGTATTGTTTAGCTTTATTACCAAAGGGTTGGCGTTTTTCCGGTGCATCAATTTCCTGCAAACGTACTTTTAATTGTTTTTTCGTAGGTAACAAGCAGGTAATTGTATCTCCATCACTGATACCTACGACCCAACAATCAATTTGCCGGAAGGCAAAAGCATCGGTGGTAAACATTAACAGGGCTAATAGGAAAAGATTTTTTTTAAGCATTTTTTGATCGGTTTCGGTTTTTTACCTAAAAAGGGTAGCCAAAGGGCTAAAAGAGCGTAAAATTATTTTGATTTTTTGCGAGAAAAGTTTAACAGGAAATTTATGTTACAAAAAATAATACAACTCATACGTTCCTTGGCGATTTTATACATTATGTTATTGCTCGGCAATTTGATTTCTAATTATATCCCTGCTGGGATTCCCGGCAGTATTTGGGGATTATTATTGCTGTTTTTTTGTCTTACAACCCGGTTGGTGCGATTGGAGTGGATTTATTTAGGTTCCAGTTTATTAATTCGCTTTATGGCGGTGTTGTTTGTTCCGGTTAGTGTGGGAATTATCAAATACTATGGGGTGCTGGTGGATGAAATGAAGGTGCTGCTTATCCCGAATGTGGTCAGTACTTGTCTTACCTTGGTATTTATTGGTGTACTTGCCAATTACTTGTTTCATACTCAATCCTTTGGCCATAAACGGAAAAAAGTATTGGCTAAACGCACTTCAAATAAATAGGGGCTAAGAATGCAGTATGCAATTTATCTTTATACCGCGTTAACGATTTTTGGTTTCTGGCTAGCTTTACAAATTTCTAAACGTTGGAAATCGGTTATTTTTAATACCTTTGTATTAACCGTTATTATTTTGGTACTTATTTTAGAGATTGGCGATATTCCATACGATGATTATATGACGGGGAATGCACCAATTAACAATTTGTTAGGTTTAAGTATTGTTGCGTTGGCATTGCCGCTGTATGAGCAATTACGGGAAATTGCAAAGCAATGGAAGATAATTCTTTCAGTAATTGCATTAGCTTCGCTTTTTTCGATGATAAGTGGGGCTGTGGTAGCGATTTTACTTGGCGCTTCACCGGAGATGGTAGCAACGGTATTACCAAAATCCATTACTACGCCAATTGCAATGGAGGTTTCTTCCCATTTAGGCGGTATTCCTGCGGTAACGGCGGTAGGGGTGGTGCTAGCCGGTTTACAAGGTTCTATGTTTGGTTATTTGATTTTGAAAAAATTGGGATTAAAACATCAGGAGGCTATTGGATTATCGGTGGGTTCGGTTTCCCACGCACTAGGCACAGTGAGTTGTATGGAAATCAATCCTAAGGCAGGGAGTTTCAGTTCGATTTCCCTTGTGCTTTGCGGTATTATGAGCTCCATCTTGGCTCCCTTAGTTTTTAAAATCATTTATCTATTGGTATGACAATTTTCCCTGCCGAATTTTGGACGGCTCGCTTTTTGGCCGATCCGCCCCGTGAAAAAGATCATCGTCCGCCATTTCGCCGTGACCGCGGACGTATTTTACACTCTGCAGCCTTTCGTTGTTTGCAGGCTAAAACCCAAATTCATGCGGTCGGTGAAAATGATTTTTATCGCACCCGTTTGACCCATTCTCTTGAAGTCGCACAAATCGGTAGTAGTCTTGTTTCTCAATTAAAATTTGCCGATAGCGTTAATGCACTTTCAGATCAGCTACAAATTGAAAAAAGCGAATTACAAAAGCGTCTCAAGCCTTTATTGCCAAGCAATGACTTAATTGAAAGCTTATGTTTTGCCCATGATATTGGTCATCCGCCATTTGGTCATGGAGGGGAAGTCGCGCTCAATTATATGATGCGCAATCAAGGCGGATTTGAAGGTAATGCGCAAACTTTTCGTATTCTAACCAAACTCGAGCCTTATACGGAAAATGCGGGCATGAATTTAACCCGCCGCACATTATTAGGCGTGGTTAAATATCCTTGCATCCTCGATGAAAGTTCACCGCAATATGGGCAGTTTTCAATGGATTCAGATATGCCTCCACGCCATATTAAATTACGCAATTGGAGACCGGGGAAAGGGCTCTTTCGTGATGATTTATCTATGTTCGATTGGCTATTAGCGCCACTTTCAGACGCAGATCGCTATTTATTTCGTAGTTGGCAAAAAGACCGTCTTTCACCGGAAGATTATCTGAAAAGCCGTTTTAAATCTTTAGATTGTTCAATTATGGAATTGGCGGATGATATTGCTTATGCGGTACATGATTTAGAAGATGCTATCGTGACCGGTATGGTGCATGTTCAACAATGGCAGGAAGGTTTAAATACATTATTGTCGCTCAATGTTCCTTGGTTTAATGAAAATGCAGTTGCGCTTAGTGAAAAATTATTTTCACCACGTCATTTTGAACGTAAAAATGCGATTGGTGCATTGGTTAATTTCTTTATTACGCATGTGCGTTGGCGTGAAACAGGGGATTTTACAGAGCCTTTGTTACGTTATAACGCAGAATTACCAAATGATGTGATTGCGGCATTAAATGTCTTCAAACAATTCGTGTATCAATATGTTATTTGCCATGTGGAAACCCAGCGAATTGAATATAAAGGACAACGTATTTTAACGGAAATGTTCCAGATTTTTGAATCCGATCCAGAGCGTTTGTTACCGAGCAATACGGCAAATCGTTGGAAAAGTGCACCGGATGCCGGCAAAAAACGGATCATTTGCGATTATATCGCGGGAATGTCCGATGCTTATGCATTGCGGGTTTATCATCAACTTAGCTAATTTCATCAAGGAAAAAGACCGCATTTTTTAGCCAAAACGGGTAGAATAAGCGGTCTTTTATTTTTTCCCATTATTGTTAGGAACTTATCGTGGCTTTAATCAGTTTAACCAATGCCTATTTATCCTTTAGTGACCATCCGTTGCTTGATCATGCAGACCTACATATTGAGCCAAATGAACGCGTGTGTTTAGTGGGGCGTAACGGTGCAGGTAAATCGACTTTATTAAAAATTATTGCACAGCAAGTCACCATGGATGACGGCAAAGTGCAGTATGAAAAAGATTTAGTGGTTTCCCGTTTAGAACAAGATCCGCCACGTCACGCCGAAGGCAATGTTTTCGATTATGTAGCGGAAGGGATTGAGCATTTAGCAGATTTGTTAAAGGAATATCATCATATTTCGCAAGAGTTGACACAAAATTACAACGAGCAAATTCTTAATCAACTAGCACATGTTCAGGCCAAATTAGAACACGCCAACGGTTGGCAATTTGAAAATAAAATTAATGAAGTACTCCAAAAACTAGAATTAAATCCTGATACCAAATTAGCGGATTTATCTGGCGGTTGGTTGCGTAAAGCGGCCCTTGCACGAGCTTTGGTGTGTAATCCAGATGTGTTGTTATTGGACGAACCAACTAACCACTTGGATGTGGATGCAATCGAATGGTTAGAAAACTTCTTATTAGAATTTAGCGGAAGTATAGTGTTTATTTCCCACGACCGTTCTTTTATCCGCAAAATGGCGACCCGTATTGTCGATTTGGATCGTGGTAAATTAGTGTCTTATCCTGGCGATTATGATTTATATCTCACGACGAAAGAAGAAAACTTACGTGTCGAAGCATTACAGAACGATCTTTTCGATAAGCGTTTAGCGCAAGAAGAAGTATGGATTCGTCAAGGTATTAAAGCACGTCGTACGCGTAATGAAGGCCGTGTGCGAGCTTTAAAAGCGATGCGTGAAGAACGTCGCCAACGTCGTGAAGTGATGGGTACAGCTAAGCTGCAATTAGATAATTCCAGTCGTTCCGGCAAAATTGTGTTTGAAATGGAAGATGTGAGTTATGAGATTGAAGGCAAACAGCTACTTAAAGATTTCAGCACGACCATTTTACGTGGCGATAAAATTGCTTTAGTGGGGCCAAATGGTTGCGGAAAAACTACCTTTATTAAACTTTTATTAGGTGAAATCAAGCCAACTAGCGGGCGCATTCATTGTGGTACTAAATTAGATATTGCCTATTTTGACCAATACCGGGCAGATCTTGATCCGGAAAAAACGGTGATGGACAACGTTGCTGATGGCAAGCAGGACATTGAAGTCAATGGGGTAAAACGCCACGTGTTAGGTTATTTACAGGATTTCTTATTTCCACCGAAACGAGCCATGACACCGGTTAAAGCGCTCTCCGGAGGGGAACGTAACCGCTTGTTATTGGCAAAATTATTACTAAAACCGAATAATTTACTGATTCTCGATGAACCGACCAATGATTTGGATGTAGAAACCTTAGAATTATTGGAAGAAATCCTCACCGATTATCAAGGCACATTGTTGATTGTTAGCCATGATCGTCAGTTTATTGATAACGTAGCGACTGAGTGTTATTTCTTTGAAGGTGATGGCGTATTGAATAAATACGTGGGTGGTTTCTTTGATGCGAAAGGGCAGCAAGCTAATTATTTTGCGATAAAAGCAGAGCAAGAGGCTCAAAAAGTTAAAAAAGACGCACCCAAAGTACAGGAAGCTACCATGAAAAATGAAGTAGCTTCCCAGAAACCAAAATCCGTGAAGCTTTCTTATAAAGAACAACGTGAGTTAGAGCAGTTGCCACAATTATTGGAAGAATTAGAAGATAAAATTACGGCACTGCAAGCGGAGATTGGTGATCCTAACTTTTTCCAACAAGCCCACGACATCACCGATGCTAAGTTAAAAGCATTGGCTGATAGCGAGGCGGAATTAGAAAGTGCGTTTGCCCGTTGGGAAGAATTGGAAGAAAAACAAAATCAAGCTCAGGCAAAATAGCCAGAACCGAGTTTTAAGATTAACTCTAATAAAATCAATGAGTTAGATGCTTATTTTGGAAAAACTCTAAAAACGGAAGGGGCGTTTGGCTGATAAAAGGAGAAAATAACATGGAAATTAATGAACACTTAAGCCTAATTCAAATGAATGAAATTCCGGTTGTTGTAATGAAACATACAACCGGAGAGGCAAAAATTGCTTTGCAGGGCGCACAGCTGCTCAGTTGGCAACCTGCCGGCGCGGCACAGGATGTGTTTTGGTTAAGTGAGATTGAACCCTTTAAGGCCGGACAAGCCATTCGTGGCGGTATACCGATTTGTTATCCTTGGTTTGGTCCGCGTTTCCAACCTTCGCACGGAACAGCGAGACTACGCTTGTGGCAATTAAGCGATTATCAAATTGATACGGATAAAGTGATGTTGGAATTTTCGTTATTTGATGAACAGGGTATTATCGAAGCTAAAGTACGCATGCGTTTTGCTGAAACTTGTCAAATTACCTTTACCCATTACGGACAAGACAGTGCACAAGCCGCTTTGCATAGCTATTTTCGAGTTGCGGATATTACCCATACCGAAGTACAAAATTTGCCTGAGCAATGTTTTAATCAATTGACCGGGCGGGTGCAAAATGTACCTTCTCCGCGGATAATTGATCGCGAAGTAGATTGTATTTATCACTTAGAGCAAGCCGATTCGCAAATTGTCGATCAGCGTTGGCAACGCAAGATTACAATTAGCCATCAGCAGGCCGGAGAAATCGTGTTATGGAATCCTTGGCAAAAGCCGACTAGTTCAATGAGTGAAGAGGGACATAAAAGCATGCTTTGTGTGGAAACCGCACGACTTTCCCGTCCTTTACAATTTGGTGATAGTATCGGCGTAGAGATTGCGTTTAACACATTTTAAACGTTGCAAGAGCGCGACAAATACTATAGAATCTGCCGCGTTTTTGTTCGCTTAAAAAGCATGAATTGAGTATTTGCCACTATGAGTGGTAAATTTTCGTAAAACAATTAGAGGAAAAAAATTATTAAAACCGTAAAAAAAGCACCGGCGAATAACCGCCCAAATCGCATTAATGATGAAATTCGCGTAAAAGAAGTTCGTTTGATTGACCAAGATGGTGAGCAAGCGGGTATTGTCTCAATTCAAGAGGCGTTACATATGGCTGAACAGGCCGAGCTTGATTTAGTGGAAATCAGTCCTAATGCCGAACCGCCGGTTTGCCGCATTATGAACTACGGTAAATTCCTCTACGAGAAAAGCAAAACCGCGAAAGAGCAGAAGAAAAAACAAAAAGTCGTGCAAGTGAAGGAAATTAAATTCCGCCCAGGTACTGACGAAGGCGACTACCAAGTGAAATTACGCAGCATCACCCGTTTCTTAGAAGACGGTGATAAAGTAAAAATTACGGTGCGTTTCCGTGGTCGTGAAATGGCTCACCAAGACATCGGTTTGGATGTGTTGGAGCGAGTGAAACAGGATACCGAAGAGTTGGCTGTTGTTGAATCCGCCCCGGGTAAACTGGAAGGTCGCCAAGCTATTATGGTGATTGCACCGAAGAAAAAATAATAAACAATAAAAAAAGCAACCTTCAGGTTGCTTTTTTTACGTTGTTTACTATGTATTTATTTTAGCTCTTTTAATGCCTCACAGCCTTCTTTTCTTCCCCATTCACAAGATTTTTGATAATAAAATTGCTTTTTTATAATGATTTTCGTCTTCATTAATTACGCCTAAATTATAAGACGCTACCGGGTGCTTATATTCAATTGCTTTTAAATACCACTCTTTTGCTTTAGCAACATTTTGTGGAACCTGATCACTTTCATAATAAATTAGCCCTGTCATTTTAGGGGCTGATTTTGCTTGGTTAATAGTGGAAGTGGATAAATTAACATAAGGTGCTTTAACTTTCATCGCATTAAATTTTTCATCAGCAAAGCTGCATTTTGTTTTGTTTATAGTGCCAATTGCGACTCCCGCACTTATAGAAATACCTGCACGAATAGGATCTGCTTGACTCGGTAGTGCAAATAATGCCCCCAAAGAAGCCACAATCATAAATTTAGTTTTCATAAACCATACTTTCTATAAAGAAGAATCATCGAAATTATATTGAAAAAAAACAAAGAACAAGTATAATCACAAAGTTTTTCTTTATAAATAAGAAAAACTAAAGCAAACAGGCGAACTCAGCAGCCTGAGTTGCTTTTTAGATTGTGATGCAAGTCGCAAAGTAGTGTAATTAGTGCTAGCAAGTAATTCGTAAGAATTCGCCTGATTATTCAGTTAAACCAAAAACAATGCGGAGTTTTTTAACAATGCCTAAAATTAAAACAGTACGTGGTGCTGCTAAGCGTTTCAAAAAAACAGCTTCTGGCGGTTTCAAACGTAAACAATCTCACTTACGTCATATTTTGACTAAAAAGACAACTAAACGTAAACGTCATTTACGTCATAAATCAATGGTTGCGAAAGCAGACCAAGTTTTAGTAGTAGCTTGCTTACCATACGCATAAGCCGTTATTTAAGCAAAACGTACGATTAGTTAAATTAGTTAAAAATATTACATAGGAGATTAAATAATGGCTCGTGTAAAACGTGGTGTTATTGCAAGAGCACGCCATAAGAAAGTTCTTAAGGCTGCTAAAGGTTATTATGGTGCACGTTCACGCGTGTATCGCGTTGCTTTCCAAGCGGTGATCAAAGCTGGTCAATACGCATATCGTGACCGTCGTCAACGTAAACGTCAATTCCGTCAATTATGGATTGCACGTATCAACGCTGCGGCTCGTCAAAATGGTTTATCTTACAGCAAATTTATCAACGGCTTGAAAAAAGCGTCTGTTGAAATCGACCGTAAGATCCTTGCTGATATCGCTGTATTCGACAAAGTAGCGTTTGCTGCGTTAGTAGAGAAAGCAAAATCTGCACTTTAATTTTTTAAAGTTTAGATTCAAAATTAGGACGCCCAAAGGCGTCCTTTCTTTTAGCATAAAAAAGTAATGCTCTTTACTTGCCTCATATTGATCTTGTTTCTGATAAGAAACATATGTGTAAATGACCAAGGGGAATTCACAGTATTGGGCAGTGTGCGAAGAGAGATGGTATGCTGCTTAATATCAAATCGTTGGACATTACCGTTATTAGTAAATGCTGCAGCGTGGTGAGGTCAGATGCTAGAAAAGAAAAAACCGCTATTCAAGGGAAATAGCGGTAATGTTTAAATATAAAAAACGAATAAAAAACTGCGCGTTGGCAGTGCACTAGCGCCTTATCTGACAGAGGTTTGAACAATAAGTTCCATGTTGTTCAAACTTTTTTAATTTAATGTATTAAAAGTGCGAATTTTTTCTTCAATACCTTCGCCATCCAATCCCAATTCATGCCACATTTCAGCTTGGTTACCTTGTGGAATAAAGTAATCCGGCAGACCCAGTTGTAATAACCAGTGAGCAGAGCCTTGAGCATTT
It includes:
- a CDS encoding ABC transporter ATP-binding protein, with the protein product MALISLTNAYLSFSDHPLLDHADLHIEPNERVCLVGRNGAGKSTLLKIIAQQVTMDDGKVQYEKDLVVSRLEQDPPRHAEGNVFDYVAEGIEHLADLLKEYHHISQELTQNYNEQILNQLAHVQAKLEHANGWQFENKINEVLQKLELNPDTKLADLSGGWLRKAALARALVCNPDVLLLDEPTNHLDVDAIEWLENFLLEFSGSIVFISHDRSFIRKMATRIVDLDRGKLVSYPGDYDLYLTTKEENLRVEALQNDLFDKRLAQEEVWIRQGIKARRTRNEGRVRALKAMREERRQRREVMGTAKLQLDNSSRSGKIVFEMEDVSYEIEGKQLLKDFSTTILRGDKIALVGPNGCGKTTFIKLLLGEIKPTSGRIHCGTKLDIAYFDQYRADLDPEKTVMDNVADGKQDIEVNGVKRHVLGYLQDFLFPPKRAMTPVKALSGGERNRLLLAKLLLKPNNLLILDEPTNDLDVETLELLEEILTDYQGTLLIVSHDRQFIDNVATECYFFEGDGVLNKYVGGFFDAKGQQANYFAIKAEQEAQKVKKDAPKVQEATMKNEVASQKPKSVKLSYKEQRELEQLPQLLEELEDKITALQAEIGDPNFFQQAHDITDAKLKALADSEAELESAFARWEELEEKQNQAQAK
- a CDS encoding Zn-ribbon-containing protein; this encodes MYLIEPFFKLTALENDIGQQSRLLNAIIDQWRYNGQIIGREIPLYLTEEDGEQGFAMRVICPEQDSLLPENNNQTVNLAMENAEKCGLNFQGFQIIADDLNADSTAECSRPAWQMLYTTHLQSCSPLHSGEDFSPIPLYKQLKNQPHLSQDLIKWQENWQACDQLQMNGSALEKESLSEISEVNSTLSKHGRYLAAEIEKESSIPTYYYLYRVGGHSLKSEQQRCCPYCGGDWALDVPLFDVIYFKCDQCRLVSNLSWNFL
- a CDS encoding CidB/LrgB family autolysis modulator; its protein translation is MQYAIYLYTALTIFGFWLALQISKRWKSVIFNTFVLTVIILVLILEIGDIPYDDYMTGNAPINNLLGLSIVALALPLYEQLREIAKQWKIILSVIALASLFSMISGAVVAILLGASPEMVATVLPKSITTPIAMEVSSHLGGIPAVTAVGVVLAGLQGSMFGYLILKKLGLKHQEAIGLSVGSVSHALGTVSCMEINPKAGSFSSISLVLCGIMSSILAPLVFKIIYLLV
- a CDS encoding thermonuclease family protein produces the protein MLKKNLFLLALLMFTTDAFAFRQIDCWVVGISDGDTITCLLPTKKQLKVRLQEIDAPEKRQPFGNKAKQYLSRLIYKRNVTLSVSGYDRYQRILVTVYFQEQNINLEMVKHGMAWVYPQYAKNKIYFQAQDLAQQQKIGLWRDPNPIAPYEWRKQNKAGKHGE
- a CDS encoding D-hexose-6-phosphate mutarotase; translation: MEINEHLSLIQMNEIPVVVMKHTTGEAKIALQGAQLLSWQPAGAAQDVFWLSEIEPFKAGQAIRGGIPICYPWFGPRFQPSHGTARLRLWQLSDYQIDTDKVMLEFSLFDEQGIIEAKVRMRFAETCQITFTHYGQDSAQAALHSYFRVADITHTEVQNLPEQCFNQLTGRVQNVPSPRIIDREVDCIYHLEQADSQIVDQRWQRKITISHQQAGEIVLWNPWQKPTSSMSEEGHKSMLCVETARLSRPLQFGDSIGVEIAFNTF
- a CDS encoding SufE family protein, which encodes MLENIKQAKNWEDRYRFIIQAGKHLSSPSPDELTQMRSIQGCEAGLWFKTIPQNDGTFQFEAYSEARIMNGLLWLLLQNINGQTNNQLQQFNIRQFFDDLGIASRLSETRLNGLKQIEEILHNL
- the queF gene encoding NADPH-dependent 7-cyano-7-deazaguanine reductase QueF (Catalyzes the NADPH-dependent reduction of 7-cyano-7-deazaguanine (preQ0) to 7-aminomethyl-7-deazaguanine (preQ1) in queuosine biosynthesis), which translates into the protein MNYQDKSLQSLKLGQATEYAANYDRTLLQPVPRKLNRDGLGITEQQPFTQGADIWTAYEISWLNPKGLPQVAIADVEIDYRSENLIESKSFKLYLNSFNQSKFADFASVERTMREDLSACAKGEVKVRLNPLSNYQEQAIDTLTGDCIDEQDIEIHSYEFNADILQNCTSDNMVEESLVSHLLKSNCLITSQPDWGTVQIHYVGKQIDREKLLRYIVSFRQHNEFHEQCVERIFCDLMHYAKPEKLTVYARYTRRGGLDINPFRSNFEEIPQNLRLARQ
- a CDS encoding CidA/LrgA family protein, with product MLQKIIQLIRSLAILYIMLLLGNLISNYIPAGIPGSIWGLLLLFFCLTTRLVRLEWIYLGSSLLIRFMAVLFVPVSVGIIKYYGVLVDEMKVLLIPNVVSTCLTLVFIGVLANYLFHTQSFGHKRKKVLAKRTSNK
- a CDS encoding anti-phage deoxyguanosine triphosphatase is translated as MTIFPAEFWTARFLADPPREKDHRPPFRRDRGRILHSAAFRCLQAKTQIHAVGENDFYRTRLTHSLEVAQIGSSLVSQLKFADSVNALSDQLQIEKSELQKRLKPLLPSNDLIESLCFAHDIGHPPFGHGGEVALNYMMRNQGGFEGNAQTFRILTKLEPYTENAGMNLTRRTLLGVVKYPCILDESSPQYGQFSMDSDMPPRHIKLRNWRPGKGLFRDDLSMFDWLLAPLSDADRYLFRSWQKDRLSPEDYLKSRFKSLDCSIMELADDIAYAVHDLEDAIVTGMVHVQQWQEGLNTLLSLNVPWFNENAVALSEKLFSPRHFERKNAIGALVNFFITHVRWRETGDFTEPLLRYNAELPNDVIAALNVFKQFVYQYVICHVETQRIEYKGQRILTEMFQIFESDPERLLPSNTANRWKSAPDAGKKRIICDYIAGMSDAYALRVYHQLS
- a CDS encoding cysteine desulfurase; the protein is MAFDYLSFKREFPYFQTANAVVYLDNAATALKPQALIDATNAFYQSAGSVHRSQYEAAQTAQYENARHLVKTLINAEDEKAVIWTSGTTHSINLVANGLLPSLHADDEILISQADHHANYVTWHETAKKCGAKIQVLPILDNWLIDENALIAALNEKTKLVALNFVSNVTGTEQHIQHLIRLIRQHSNALVLVDAAQAISHIQIDLQALDADFIAFSAHKIYGPNGIGILSGKLSSLSLLQPLFYGGKMIERVSHECITFANLPYRLEAGTPNIAGVIGFGAVLNWLKKWDIQAAEAHTVELAEQSKARLKNYPNCRLFNSPQPSSVVCFVFDGIATSDLATLLSEQKIALRVGEHCAQPYLARLGERTTLRLSFAPYNSPQDVDAFFAALDKSLELLTC